A region of the Streptomyces sp. NBC_00442 genome:
CGCGTCAAGCGGCGCCTGCTCGGCAGGCCCCTCACCACGGAACGCGCCGGCGACCAGAGGCTGAGCAACCGCACGGCGCTCGGGGTCCTGGCGTCGGACTGCATCAGCTCGTCGGCGTACGGCTCCGAGGAGATGCTCCGGGTGCTGGTCCCGGTGGCGGGGGCGGCCGCGTTCTCGCTGCTCATGCCGGTGACCGGGGCGATCCTGCTCGTTCTGCTCCTGCTGACGCTCTGCTACAGCGACGTCGTCATGATCTACACCCGGGCCGGCGGTTCCTACGTCGTGGCCCGCGAGAACTTCGGCCCGACCGTCGCGCAGATCGCCGCGGTCGCCCTGCTCGTCGACTACATCGTGACGGTCGCCGTCCAGGTCTCGGCCGGCACCAGCGCGATCGTCTCCCTCGCCCACCTGGCCGGCGGCGGCCCCACCGCGATGGACCACCTCCAACTCCCGCTCTCCATCGGGGTGATCCTGGTCCTCGCGTACGGAAACCTGCGTGGGCTGCGCGAGGCGGGCCGGCTGTTCGCGCTGCCCGCCTACCTCTTCATGGCCGCCGTGGGCCTGATGCTCGCCGTGTCCGCCGTGCGCGGCCTGACCGGCGGGCTGCCCCGGGCCGACCTGCACGCGGCGGGCGTGGTCCCCGTCGGCACCCCGGGGAACGGCTGGCTGTACGGGGCCTCGCTGTTCATCGTGCTGCGCGCCTTCGCCAACGGCGGCTCCTCGCTGACCGGCCTGGAGGCGATCTCCAACGGCGTCTCGGTGTTCCGCGATCCCCAGGGCCGCAACGCCCGCCGCACCCTTCTCACCATGAGCTGTGTCCTCGGCGCCCTCGTCCTCGGCGTCTCCGCCCTCGCCCACGTCACGCACGCGGTCCCCTACGCGGACGGCACCCCGACGGTGATCGCGCAGGAGGCCCATTTCGCCTTCGGCGGCGGGGTGCTGGGGACGGTGGGTCTGGCCTTCGTGCAGCTGGCGACGGCCCTCGTGCTCTACACCGGCGCCAACACCCCGTTCACCGGTTTTCCGTTCCTGGCGAGCTTCGTCGCCGAAGACCGCTTCCTGCCACGCCTGTTGACCCGGCGTGGACACCGGCTCGCCTTCTCCAACGGGATCATCGCGCTGACCGCCGTCTCCCTGGCCCTGCTGATCGCGACCGGCGCGAACGTGGACAGGCTGGTGGCGCTGTACGCGATCGGGGTGTTCACGGCGTTCACGATGGCCGGGGCGGGGCTCACCGCGTACCACTGGCGCCGTCGCGAGCGGCACCGGCGCCTCAAGCTCGGCGTCAACACCCTGGCGGCCGTGGTCTCCGCCGCCGTCGTCGTGATCTTCGCCGTCACCAAGTTCACGGAGGGCGCCTGGCTGGTGGTGGTGATCTTCCCGCTCGGGGTGTGGGCACTGACCCGGATCAACCGCGAGTACCGGCGCGAGGCCGCGGCGCTCACCACCCTCCAGGCACCGGGCGCCGATCGGCGGCCGCCGGGGCGGCACGTGGTGTTCGTCCTCGTCGAGACGCTCGACCTGGCCACCCTCAAGGCGCTGCGGTACGCGCACGAGGTGCGGCCCGACGACATCAGGGCCGTCCACTTCGCGGTCGACGAGCCGCGTGCGCGCGAACTCGCGGCGGCCTGGGAGGCGACGGCGGCGACCTCGGTCCCCCTGGATCTCTTCGCGTGCCCCGACCGGCGCCTGCGCCACGCCATGGTGGAACTGGCCGGCCGCACCACCGAGGACGGCGCGACGTCCCTGACCGTCATGGTCCCCCGGCGTCTCTACGGCAACGCGCTGGGCAAACTGCTGCACCGCGGCACGGCCGAGCAGATGGCGAAGGCTCTGGAGCACCTTCCGTCCGTAGCCGTGACGATCCTGCCCTTCGACGTGTCCCGCGCGCTGCGCCTCCTGGACGCCGGCCACGCGCCCCAGCCGGACTGATCTACGCGGACTTGGCCTCCCGAGCGGCGTCGTAGGCGGCCCGCGCCCGCTGCACGTCCTCCATCCGCACCCCGGTCCACCGCGCCAGCGCCCGCACCTGCTCGGCGGCCTCCCGGCCGAGCGGGGTGAGCGAATAGTCGACGCGGGGCGGGATCACCGGCTTGGCATCGCGGTGCACGAAGCCGTCGCGCTCCAGCGTCTGGAGGGTCTGGGCCAGCATCTTCTCGCTGACCTTGCTGACCTCGCTGATGCTGCCGATCGCGCGGCGCAGTTCGCTGAAGCGGTACGAGCGCTCCAGGAGCGCGTCAAGGATCAGGACGCCCCACCGGCTGGTCACGTGCTCAAGGACGAGCCGGTGCGGACACATGCCCTCACGCCGGGCCCACTCGCCACGGGTCCACTCACTTACCGCCATAGCAGTACCTTACTTCAAGGTGGGTACTTACGAGAAGTTAGCACTAACCGTACGGTGGAGAGAGCCGGAGGCACCCCATCCGCGACCCTCCCCCCGTCCCACCAAGGAGATCCACCATGAGCATCGTCATCACAGGAGCCACCGGAGCGCTGGGCACCCTCGTCGTGGAGGAGCTGCTCGCCCGGGTACCGGTGAGCGAGGTCGTCGCCGTCGTCCGCGACAGGGAGAAGGCGGCCGGGCTCGCCGAGCGGGGCGTCGAGCTGCGGGTGGCCGACTACGACGAGCCCGCCACGCTGGCCGGCGCCTTCCGGTCCGGCGACCGGGTGCTGCTGATCTCGGGCAGCGAGGTCGGGCGCCGGGTGCCGCAGCACACGGCGGTGATCGAGGCGGCGAAGGCCGCCGGCGTGGCCCAGCTCGCCTACACGGGCATGTTCGGCGGCCCCGACGCCGACCTCGCGCTGGCCGACGAGCACAAGGCGACGGAGCGGCTGATCCTCGACTCGGGCCTGCCGTACACGTTCCTGCGCAACGGCTGGTACACCGAGAACTACACGGCCAACCTCGCCCCGGCCCTCGAACACGGAGCGGTCCTCTCCAACGCGGGCGAGGGCCGGGTCGCCTCGGCCGCCCGCGCGGACTACGCCGCCGCCGCGGCGGTGGTGCTGACCGAGGACGGCCACCTCGGCCGGGCCTACGAGCTGAGCGGTGACGTGGCGTACTCCTTCGCCGAGTACGCGGCCGAGGTCGCCGCCGCGTCGGGCAAGCCGGTCACCCACACCTCGGTCGCCCCCGAGGCCCACCTCGCGGTGCTGACCGGCGCGGGCGTGCCGGCCGCATTCGCGGAACTCCTGGTCGACGTCGACCACGCCATAGAGCGGGGCCTGCTGTCCGGCACCCCGGGCGACCTCGCCCGCCTGATCGGCCGCCCGACCACCCCGATGGCCACGTCGGTCCGCGCCGCCCTGGCGTCGTAACCCGGCGCCCGCCGCGTCCCGCACCCCGCGGCCCGCGGCCGTCAGGACCATATTGCGGTACGCACATGACACCCTTCCCGGTTCGGCGCTACCTTCAGCGGGATCCAGCGCGCACCGGGAGGGCCAGTGGCCGAGGAACCAGCGGGACACCAGGCGGGACGCCTGACAGACCTGACGGAACAGGAGTCGGGACAGCAGGCGGGACAACAGCGGGCCGGCCTGCTGTACGGGATCGGCGCGTACGGGATGTGGGGGCTCGTCCCCCTGTTCTGGCCGCTCCTCGAACCCGCCGACGCCCTGGAGATCCTGGCCCACCGCATGGTGTGGTCCCTCGTGCTCGTGGCGGCCGTCCTGATCGTGCTGCGCCGCTGGGCGTGGATCGGCGAGCTGGTGCGCCGGCCGCGCAGGCTGGCGCTCATAGCCGTCGCCGCCGTCGTGATCACCGTCAACTGGGGCGTCTACATCTGGTCGGTCAACTCCGGCCATGTGGTGGAGGCGTCGCTCGGCTACTTCATCAACCCGCTCGTCACCATCGCGATGGGTGTGCTGATCCTCAAGGAGCGCCTGCGGCGGGCCCAATGGGCGGCGGTCGGGATCGGTGTGGCGGCCGTGGTGGTCCTGACGGTGGGCTACGGCCGGCCGCCGTGGATCTCCCTCACGCTGGCGTTCTCGTTCGCGACGTACGGCCTGGTGAAGAAGCAGGTGAACCTCGGCGGGCTCGAATCGCTGGCCGCGGAGACGGCCGTGCAGTTCCTGCCTGCCCTCGGTTACCTGATCTGGCTGAGTGCCGAAGGGCGGTCCACGTTCGCGACCGGGGGCGCGGGGCACGCGGCGCTGCTCGCCGCGACCGGTGTGGTGACCGCGATTCCGCTGGTCTGTTTCGGCGGCGCGGCGATCCGGGTGCCGCTCTCGACGCTCGGCCTGCTCCAGTACCTGGCACCGGTCTTCCAGCTCCTGCTGGGCATCGTGTACTTCCACGAGGAGATGCCGCCGGAGCGCTGGGCGGGCTTCGCGCTGGTGTGGCTCGCCCTGACCCTCCTGACCTGGGACGCCCTGCACACCGCCCGGCTCTCCCGCAGGGCCCTCACGGCAGCGGTGGCCAACGCGCCGGGCCGCGCCGGGCCGCTGGACCTGATCCCGCCCCCGAGCCTGGCGCCGGAGGCGCCGTCCGCCCCGAGGACCCCGCCTGCGCCGACGGCCTGAGGGGCGGCCCCGGGGAAAAGGGCGAGACACCCCCGCCCCGCCCCCGCTACCCTCGCCCCATGCCCACGTACTCGTACTACTTCTTCCGCTGACACCCCCGCGGCCGCACTCCCGCAGCCGCGCCATGCCCTCAGCCAGGAAGAAGCCCGTACCGAGTACCCCAGGGATCCCCCATGCGCCCACGCGCCCAACACCCGTCGCACCCGTCGCACCCCTCCCAACTGACCCTCACCGCCGTCCGCAAGGCCTACGGCGACCGCACCGTCCTCGAAGACGTGTCGTTCGCGGTCCGCCCCGGCGAGCGCGTCGCCGTCATCGGCGAGAACGGGTCCGGCAAGTCCACCCTGCTGCGGCTGCTCGCCGGCGCCGAGCGGCCCGACAGCGGCGAGGTCACCGCCGTCTTCCCGGGCGGCACCGGCCACCTCGCCCAGACCCTCGGCCTCGCTCCCGACCGCACCGTCCAGGACGCCGTGGACTTCGCGCTGTCCGACCTGCGCACCCTCGAAGCGGACATCCGCACGGCGGAAGCCCGCCTCGCGGACGCGTCCGAGGCCCAACTCGCGGCGTACGGCGATCTGTTGAGCGCCTACGAGGAGCGCGACGGCTACCGCGCCGGAGCCCGTACCGACGCCGCACTGCACGCGCTCGGCCTCGCCCACCTGACCCGCGACCGCGCGCTCGGTTCGCTGTCCGGCGGCGAGCGGTCCCGCCTCGCACTGGCCTGCGTACTGGCCGGCGCTCCCGAGCTGCTGCTGCTCGACGAACCGACCAACCACCTCGACCGCCACGCCGTCGACTGGCTGGCCGGACAACTGCGCACCCACCGCGGCACGTTGATGGTCGTCACCCACGACCGCGCCTTCCTCGAACGCGTCTCCACGACGATCCTCGAAGTGGACCGGGACCTGCGGACGGTCGTCCGGTACGGAGACGGCTGGGCCGGATACCGCACGGCGCGGGCCGCGGCGCGCCGCCGCCGGGAGCTGGCGCACCAGGAGTGGGCCGAGGAGCTGACCCGTACGCACGAACTGGTCGAGGCCGCGGGCCGTCGCCTCGCGGCCGCCGGAAGGGACCCGGGCCAGGGCTTCGGCAAGCACCGCCGCTCCTCGGAGGCGAAGCTGTCCGGGCAGGTCAGGGCGGCCAGGACGCGCCTGGACCAATTGCGGCGCGAGCCGGTCGCGGCGCCGCCGCCACCCCTGCGCTTCAGCGCCCGCCTCACCACGGCGGCGAACGCCGCACCCGAGGGCCCGCTCGTCGAGCTGACGGACGTGAGGGTGGGCGACCGCCTCGACGTGCCCTACCTGGCCGTCAAGCCGGGGCAGCGCCTACTGGTGTCCGGACCCAACGGCGCGGGCAAGACCACGCTGCTCCGCGTCGTGGCCGGCGACCTCGTTCCGGACACGGGCGGCGCAAAGCGGATGAGTCGTCATATCGGTTATCTGGCACAGGAGTTGCCCGCAGAACGGGAGGCGGCCGCGACTCAGGGGATGACCCTTCTCAGTGCGTACGCCGCCGGACGCCCCGGCCTCCCCGACGAGTACGCCGACGAGCTGCTGACCCTCGGCCTGTTCCGGGAGGAGGACCTCGCCGCGCCGGTCGCGGCGCTCTCCGTCGGTCAGCGGCGCCGGCTGGAGCTGGCCCGTCTGGTGACCCGCCCCGCCGATCTCCTCGTCCTGGACGAGCCGACCAATCACGTGTCGCTCGCACTGGTCGAGGAGGTGGAGGAGGCGCTGGCCGGCTACCCGGGCGCGATCGTCGTGGTCTCGCACGACGAACGCTTCCGGTCGTCCTTCACCGGCGACCGGCTGGAACTCCGCGCGGGCAGCCCAGTGAGCTGACGAAGCGCCATTCATTTCCCGAAGACTCACTGACGCCCCCTGGAGCCCCCTGAAGGCTCGGGGACCTCCCAGGGGAGCCTCCTCGAAGATTCCCCGGAGACAACAAGCATGCACATGCATATACTGCATGTGCATGCTTCTTTGGGCCACGACAGGCCTGGGCTACGTACGGAGGGGACCATGGCTCGCGACTTCCTTTTCCTGCTCGGCAGCACCCGCGAGGGCGGCAACACCGAGGCACTCGCACGGCAGGCCGCGGAGCAGTTGCCCGCGGGCGACACCGCCCGCTGGCTGACCCTGACCGACCTCGAACTCCCGCCGTTCCGCGACACCCGCAACACCGAGGGCCGCATACCGCCCGCCCCCACCGGCGATGCCGCGATGCTCATGGAGGCGACCCTGGCCGCCACCGACCTGGTGATCGTCTCGCCCCTGTACTGGTACAGCGTCTCGACCCCGGTCAAGCACTACCTCGACCACTGGGCGGACTGGCTCCACCACCCCGAACTCGACTTCAAGGAACGCATCTCCGACCACACGTTGTGGGGCGTGACCGTGCTGGCCGGAGCCGACCACTCCGTGGCCGACCCCCTGGTGGGCACCCTGCGCCACTCGGCCGCGTACCTGAACATGCGGTGGGGCGGTGTGCTCCTCGGCACCGCCGGCCGGCCCGGCGAGATCGAGGGCGACCTCGGCGCCCTCACCCGCGCGAAGACCTTCTTCAGCTCGACGCCGGTGCCCGCAACGCACGCATGACATGAGCCACCAGCTCGTCCACCCGATCCCTCGTGGGAAGCGGGCGGCGCAGCGCATGGCGGTAGTAGAGCGGGCCGTAGAGCATTTCGACAGCCAGCGGCAGATCCGCGTCCGGGGGCAACTGGCCCTGCTCCTGGGCGCGTTGCATGCGCTCGTAGACCAGCGCGACGCGCGGGATGACGAACCGCTCGTTGACCGTCGTGGCCAGCCGCTCGTCGTGCAGTACCTCGGAGAGGATCCCGGTGTACGCGGGGCCGGCCACGGGCGCGCTGAACAGGTGCACCAGGCTGTTGATGTGGGTGCTCAGGTCGGCGTCGATGACGCCGGTGTCGGGGAACGGCGTGTCACTGACCACGAGTTCGGTCACCGCGTCGAGCAGGACGGCGCCCTTCGTGGGCCACCAGCGGTAGATCGTCTTCTTGCTGACCCCGGCGCGCGCCGCGATGGCCTCGATGGTGACCTTGCCGTATCCGTTCTCCGTGCACAGGTCGAGCGCGGCCGACAGGGTCGCGCGACGCGACTTCTCGCTGCGCCGCCGTGAGTTCGGGGCGGACTCGGACGGGGTGATCATGTCCTCACTCTACGAGCAGGCCCGGAACCGGATTGACACCAGAACGTACGGCTCCAACAATGACACGGGAAACGGAACGTGTCGTGTCGAGCCGTCACGGGGGTGGGCTCGACGCGACCGTACCGCTTCCCCCTCGCGCCGGGTTCAGGCGCTGATGTCCTTCGTCGTGAAGCGTGCCCACGCGGCCGAGCCGAACACCGCCACGTACAGGGCCTGGAGTTCGAGGTTCTTCACCAGCTGGTCCCAGTAGACGGGTTCGCGCAGGACGTCCGCGAAGGACAGCCAGTAGTGCGGGAACAGGTACGGTCCGACCGCCTGCAACTGCGGTATCTGGCCCAGGATCTGCACCGTGATCAGCAGCCCGACGGTCGAGGCCATCGCCGCGATCCCGCTGTTGGTCAGCGTCGAGATGAACAGGCCGAGCGCGGCCAGCCCGGACAGCGAGACGGCGACCACCCCGGCGACCGCGGCCGCCCGCAGCAGCCCGTCCACGAACGAGATCTGTGTGCCGGAGATCGTCGTGACCTCGCCCAGCGGGAAGAGCAGCGCGCCGACCGCGAGCGCGGACGCCGCGACCACCAGCGTGGCCGTCAGGCAGAACACGAGCACCGAGGCGTACTTGGCAAGCAGCAGCCGGGTGCGGCCGGCCGGGGCGACGAGCAGATAGCGCAGGGTGCCCGAGCCGGCTTCGCCCGCCACGGCGTCCCCCGCCACCACGCCGACCGCCATCGGCAGGAAGACCGGCAGGGTGGCCGCGAGGGCCGCGAAGACCAGGAAGAGCCCGTTGTTGGTGATCTGCGAGACGAAGGCGGGGCCGTCGCCGCCCCTGCCGCCGCCACCTCCGCCGCCGCCCGTCTCGATCCGTACCGCGATGCCGATGAGGACCGGCACCGCGGCGAGCACCCCGAGCAGTGCGAGCGTGCGCCAGCGGCGCAGCACGGTGACGATCTCGGAGCGGAAGAGGCCGAGCGACCACAGGACGCTCGGCTTGCGCGCGGCCGCCGGCCGCGGATCCCGGTCCGTCACGCCCACCGCCTCAGCCCGCGACATCGAAGCCCTCCCCGGTCAGTGCGACGAACGCGTCCTCCAGGGAGGCCCGCTCGGCCGCGAATCCCCGCACCCGCACCCCCGCCCGCACGAGCTCGGCGTTGATGTCCGCCAACTCCACGTCGTCATGCGGCAGTTCGCCTGTTACGCGGTCCTCTCCGGCCACCGTCACATCGGCGATCCCGCGCTCTTTGAGGAGGCGGGCCGCCGCCCCGGTGTCCGGGGTGGTCACCGCGAGCCGCCCGCGCGCGCCGCCCGCGAGTTCGGCCACCTCGCCCTGGACGACGAGCCTGCCCTGGTTCATCACCGCGGCATGCGAGCAGACCTGCTCGATCTCGTCGAGGAGGTGCGAGGAGAGGAAGACGGTCGTGCCGTCGTCCGCCAACTCCCTGATGAGGGAACGGATCTCACGCATGCCCTGCGGGTCGAGACCGTTGGTCGGCTCGTCCAGGACGAGCAGGTCCCTGCGCTGGAGCAGGGCCGACGCCAGACCGAGGCGCTGCTTCATGCCCAGGGAGTACGCCCGCGCCTTCTTGCCCGCCGTGACCGTGAGTCCCACCCGGTCGAGGGCCGCCGCCACCCGGGCGGCGCGGGTGCGCGGGTCGGCGGTGGGGTCGGCCGCGTCGTAGCGCAGCAGATTGTCGCGGCCCGACAGGAACGGGTAGAGGGCCGGCCCCTCGATGAGGGCGCCGACCCGGGGCAGCACCGTGCGAGCGCCCCGCGGCATGGGCCGGTCGAGGACCCGCGCGGTGCCGGACGTCGGTTCGATGAGCCCCATCAGCATGCGGATGGTGGTGGTCTTGCCGGAGCCGTTGGGGCCGAGGAAGCCGAAGACGCTGCCGCGGGGCACGGTGAGGTCGAGCCCGTCCACGGCCAGCTGACCGCCGCGGAACCGCTTGCTCAGGCCCCGCGTCTCGATGACCGCCGAACTGTTGCCCACCGCGCCCCTTCCCGAACCGGAGGCCGAACCTCCGGGCTCCGCCCACGCCCGAAAGGCTCCAGACCTCTGAAAGGCCCGCCAGACCCCTGGAGGGGCCGGGCCCGGCCCGGGAGGGAAGCCGGTCGCTCCCTCCCCCGAACCGCTCGTCCCCCGTTACCGGCTTACTTGTTGGAGTTGGCCGCCGCGATCAGCGCGTCCTTGGTCACCGCACCCACGTACACCTTGCCGTTGTCCGTGATCAGGGCGTTGACCAGGCGGGTCTTGAAGACCGTGCCCGTGCCGAACGAGCCGGACGCCTTGTCGCCGAGGGAGTCGAGGAACTTCTGCGCGTCCCCGCCTCCCTTGCCCTGCTCCGCCTTCGACATGCCCTTGCCGCCGGTGTCGAACGCGGCGATGGCGGTCCAGCCCTTCCCGATCACCTTGGCGTTCTTGCCGTTCTTGACGTCGCCCAGGCCGCCGAGCCCGCCGGGCAGGCTCTGCTCGGGCTTGAACGTCTGCTTCTTGCCGTCGTCCTCGGTGACCTTCGCACCCTTGGGCGGGGTGAAGGTGAAGGTGCTCGCGGACGGCTTCGAGAAGTCGACCTTGGTGAAGCCCGCGTCGACCACGGCCTTGCCGCCCGCGCTCGACGAGAGCGTGAACTTCAGCGGCACACCCGTCTTGGCGTCGACGGCTATGCGGACCGAACCGATCGTCGAACCGGACTGCTTGGGCTTGATCAGGAGCTGGTACGCGTCGTGCCCGGCCACCTGGGCCGTGCCGTCGACCGACACCGCGGTGGTCGGGTCGACGTTCTTCAGGAACTCGTCGGCGAGCGCCTTCGGCGTGGTCGGAACGCCCGCGCCGGGGGTCTTGTCGCCGTGCTCCTTGCTTCCGTGCTCCTTCGCGCCGTGCTCCTTGGCCGCGTCGGCCGCGGAACGCTGCGCGTGGTACGCCTGGTTGGAGCCGCTGTCGTACGCCCAGACGTCGTTGCCGTTGTGGATCAGGCTGTACTCGGCCGCGTCCTCCAGGATGGACACCTTCTGGCGGTCGGGGCCGTCGGCCGCGACGCGCAGGGTGTGGGTGCCCGAGGCGAGCTCGGTGAGCTTGGCCTGCGGTGCGGCCGACTTGTCCGAACCGCCGCCCCTGGGGGCGAGCGAGCCGAGGCTGTCCAGGCCGGGCAGGCCCAGGTCGGTGCTGATCTTCACCGTGCCGGAGAGCTGCTGGGTGTCCGACGCGGCGATCTTCTCGATGAGCTGCTGTGCGCTGATCTTCGGCAGACTGGGGTCACCGGCCGCGGCGAGCGCCGGGACCAGTCCGATGGTCGCGGCCGCCACGCCCGCTACCGCGACCGGGACGATGTAGCGCGCCGCCTTCCGGCGGCCCGCGCCCGGCTCCTGGCCCTCGTCGGTGGCCTGTGCGCTGTCGTTCGGTGCCATGTGTGCCCTACCTCCGTGGTCGGCGGCGTCCGTCCGTCGTGCTCAGTTCCACCCCGCGCCGCCATTCTCACCCGAATTGGTCAGGAGTGGTGATATCCATTCGACCAAAATGCACGGCCCCGCGCGTCAGCCCCCAGGAGCAACCCGGCGTACCTCTCTGGGATGACGGAACCCGGCACCGCCGGTCCCGCCCCGTAGGGGTACCCCGTCACCCGACCGGGCAACATGCCCGAAAGACCCCGTTTGGCGTGAGTGCGGAGCCTCCCGAATCCGTATCCGGAGGTGAGAGCACGTCACACTTCGAAGGGGGTTCGCCATGCTCAGGACCCAGCGCTACGCCGTGGGCACCGTCGCGGGGGCTTTCGTTCTCGCCCTGGCAATCAGCGGCTGCGGCAGCAGCGGCACCGGCTCCGCCCCTGGCCCGTCGGGGAGCTCGACCAGCTCCGCCCGGCCGGCCGCGGCCACCTTGTCCACCGCGAAGGTCGACAAGGTGGGCACGGTCGTCGTCGACGGCAAGGGGTTCGTGCTCTACCGCTTCGACAAGGACACCGCGAAGCCGGCGTCCAAGTCGAACTGCTACGGCACCTGCGCCACCCAGTGGCCGCCCGCCCTCACGACGGGCAGCGTCAATGTGAAGGGCATCGACAGGTCCCTGGTCTCCACGGTCACCCGCGCCGACGGCAGCAAGCAGCTCACCCTCGCCGGCCGGCCGCTCTACCGGTATGCCGAGGACAACGCCCCGCACGAGGCCTCCGGTCAGGGCGTGGGCGGCATCTGGTTCGCGGCCACGCCGACTGGCGCGAAGGCCGCGACCGGCGCCGGCGCCACCTCGGGAGGCGGCTCCGGCTACTGATCAGCCGGCCCGGTGCACGACCGCGTCGCAGAGCTCTTCGAGCGCGGACTTGGCGTACCCCGAGGGCAGCGGCGCGAGGGTGGCCCTCGCCTCCTGCGCGTACCGCACGGTGTCCCTGCGCGCCTGCTCCAGGGCCGGGTGGACGCGCAGCCGGCGCAGCGCCTCCGCGTGCCGTGCGTCGTCGCTGAGGTCGCCGTCGAGCAGCGCCACCAGCTCCAGGTCCTCCGCGCGCCCGTCCTTGGCGGCCCGCGCCCGCAGGTGCAGCACCGGCAGCGTGGGGATGCCCTCGCGCAGGTCGGTGCCCGGGGTCTTGCCGGACTCGTGGGAGTCGCTCGCGATGTCCAGGACGTCGTCGGCGAGCTGGAAGGCGGTGCCCAGGCGCTCGCCGTACTGCGTGAGGATGTCGACGACCGACTCGTCGGCGCCGGACATCATCGCGCCGAACCGGCCGGAGACCGCGACCAGCGAGCCGGTCTTGCCGGCCAGCACGTCGAGGTAGTGGTCGACCGGGTCGCGCCCGTCGCGGGGGCCCGCGGTCTCCAGGATCTGTCCGGTGACGAGCCGTTCGAACGCCTCGGCCTGAATCCGTACGGCCTCGGGGCCGAGATCCGCCAGTATGTGCGACGCGCGCGCGAAGAGAAAATCACCCGTGAGGACCGCGACGGAGTTCCCCCAGCGGGTGTTGGCGCTGTCCACGCCGCGCCGCACGTCGGCCTCGTCCATCACGTCGTCGTGGTACAGCGTCGCGAGGTGGGTGAGCTCGACGACCACGGCCGAGGGCACGACGCCCGGCGAGTAGGGATCACCGAACTGGGCGGCCAGCATCACGATCAACGGCCGGAACCGCTTGCCACCTGCACGGATGAGGTGTTGCGCGGCCTCCGTGATGAACGGGACCTCGCTCTTGGTGGCATCGAGCAGCCCCGCCTCGACAGCTGCCAATCCGGTCTGGACATCGGCTTCAAGTGCCTGGTCCCGCACGCTCAGCCCGAACGGCCCGACGACGGTCACGAGGGGTACTCCTGTCTGCTGACGATCACACGGATTGTCGATGTGTCGCTGCCTTCACTCAAGTCAGCGTATCGGGTCGCTGTTCGATCACCATGGGCGCCTTCCCGTCGCCCCTCGCGCACACTCCCCCGTACCCCGGTATGTTCTTGATCAGCTCATACGATCAGGAGTGGAGCTTTTGTCCGAAACGATGGCTGAGACCCCCGAAGAACCGGCCGCGGACCAGCCGCCGCCGCAGGACGACCACGCCCTTTTCGGTCAGCCCCGCGGCCTGGTCACCCTCTCCGGTCTGGAAGTCTGGGAGCGTTTCTCGTTCCTCGGCATGCAGGCGATCCTCGTCCTGTACTTCGCCGACTCCGTCGCGCACGGCGGCATGGGCATGTCCGCGGGCACCGCGGCCTCCGTGTCGGCCGCGTACGGCACGCTCGTCTATCTGGTCTCCGTCGCGGGCGGCTGGCTCGCCGACCGCATCCTCGGCTCCTACCGCGCGGTCCTGTACGGCGGCATCCTCATCGCCTGCGGCCA
Encoded here:
- a CDS encoding LolA family protein encodes the protein MAPNDSAQATDEGQEPGAGRRKAARYIVPVAVAGVAAATIGLVPALAAAGDPSLPKISAQQLIEKIAASDTQQLSGTVKISTDLGLPGLDSLGSLAPRGGGSDKSAAPQAKLTELASGTHTLRVAADGPDRQKVSILEDAAEYSLIHNGNDVWAYDSGSNQAYHAQRSAADAAKEHGAKEHGSKEHGDKTPGAGVPTTPKALADEFLKNVDPTTAVSVDGTAQVAGHDAYQLLIKPKQSGSTIGSVRIAVDAKTGVPLKFTLSSSAGGKAVVDAGFTKVDFSKPSASTFTFTPPKGAKVTEDDGKKQTFKPEQSLPGGLGGLGDVKNGKNAKVIGKGWTAIAAFDTGGKGMSKAEQGKGGGDAQKFLDSLGDKASGSFGTGTVFKTRLVNALITDNGKVYVGAVTKDALIAAANSNK
- a CDS encoding COG4315 family predicted lipoprotein; translation: MLRTQRYAVGTVAGAFVLALAISGCGSSGTGSAPGPSGSSTSSARPAAATLSTAKVDKVGTVVVDGKGFVLYRFDKDTAKPASKSNCYGTCATQWPPALTTGSVNVKGIDRSLVSTVTRADGSKQLTLAGRPLYRYAEDNAPHEASGQGVGGIWFAATPTGAKAATGAGATSGGGSGY
- a CDS encoding polyprenyl synthetase family protein — protein: MTVVGPFGLSVRDQALEADVQTGLAAVEAGLLDATKSEVPFITEAAQHLIRAGGKRFRPLIVMLAAQFGDPYSPGVVPSAVVVELTHLATLYHDDVMDEADVRRGVDSANTRWGNSVAVLTGDFLFARASHILADLGPEAVRIQAEAFERLVTGQILETAGPRDGRDPVDHYLDVLAGKTGSLVAVSGRFGAMMSGADESVVDILTQYGERLGTAFQLADDVLDIASDSHESGKTPGTDLREGIPTLPVLHLRARAAKDGRAEDLELVALLDGDLSDDARHAEALRRLRVHPALEQARRDTVRYAQEARATLAPLPSGYAKSALEELCDAVVHRAG
- a CDS encoding ABC transporter ATP-binding protein, whose protein sequence is MGNSSAVIETRGLSKRFRGGQLAVDGLDLTVPRGSVFGFLGPNGSGKTTTIRMLMGLIEPTSGTARVLDRPMPRGARTVLPRVGALIEGPALYPFLSGRDNLLRYDAADPTADPRTRAARVAAALDRVGLTVTAGKKARAYSLGMKQRLGLASALLQRRDLLVLDEPTNGLDPQGMREIRSLIRELADDGTTVFLSSHLLDEIEQVCSHAAVMNQGRLVVQGEVAELAGGARGRLAVTTPDTGAAARLLKERGIADVTVAGEDRVTGELPHDDVELADINAELVRAGVRVRGFAAERASLEDAFVALTGEGFDVAG
- a CDS encoding TetR/AcrR family transcriptional regulator, which gives rise to MITPSESAPNSRRRSEKSRRATLSAALDLCTENGYGKVTIEAIAARAGVSKKTIYRWWPTKGAVLLDAVTELVVSDTPFPDTGVIDADLSTHINSLVHLFSAPVAGPAYTGILSEVLHDERLATTVNERFVIPRVALVYERMQRAQEQGQLPPDADLPLAVEMLYGPLYYRHALRRPLPTRDRVDELVAHVMRALRAPASS
- a CDS encoding ABC transporter permease, which produces MSRAEAVGVTDRDPRPAAARKPSVLWSLGLFRSEIVTVLRRWRTLALLGVLAAVPVLIGIAVRIETGGGGGGGGRGGDGPAFVSQITNNGLFLVFAALAATLPVFLPMAVGVVAGDAVAGEAGSGTLRYLLVAPAGRTRLLLAKYASVLVFCLTATLVVAASALAVGALLFPLGEVTTISGTQISFVDGLLRAAAVAGVVAVSLSGLAALGLFISTLTNSGIAAMASTVGLLITVQILGQIPQLQAVGPYLFPHYWLSFADVLREPVYWDQLVKNLELQALYVAVFGSAAWARFTTKDISA